ACCGGTTGCACCCGCCGCCATTTCCGGCACCAGGGGGCAGGCCAGCATCTCTGCCAGGTGCTCAGGTGCTCTTCCGTGTGCTTCACTCGTAgattctccctccccacctcccttggagtttgttgttattgttgctgttcgctagataaggaaattgaggcagaGAACCAAGAACTTGGCCCGAGGTCACAAAGCTGGTACGTGGCAGGCTGGGGCGCAGAGTTACACATTCGGGCATGAACGTGTGCTCTTGGCGACTGCTGACCTCCAGAGTCTGTGCTGCACTTTTCTGGAGCCTGTTCTGGAGCCTCGGAGTGAGCAAGAGGACGGAGAATAGCTTCTTGAGCCTCTTCACACGCCCCGTGGCTATCTTGGGGTGGGGGTCCTAACTTTCCCGTCTTGACAAACAGGACTGAATAAATTCTCACGGGCAGCCCCTGGGTTCTGATTTCTGGACCTGTAACTCTACCTCTTCATCTCAAGAAAGTGAAGTAAAGTTGAGCAGAAAGGATGCTTGTTGTGGGGAGAACCTTGAGTTTTCTCCCTAGAGCATTAAGGAAGGTAGATCAGCCCAAGACCTTCACAGCTGTAGCCGATCGAGTCTTGGAGGTGGTTTCCAGGCACCAGATTGTTGGCCTTACCTGGGAGGAGGTAACTCTGAAGTGAACGTGAAGACAGGTTGCACAGCATTCCCTCGGGCTTAGAGAGAAATAGCGTCTGTTTAATCATTTATCAGGTCCTTAAGATGTAGTCTGTGAGTTTGAAATTTTGTAGGAATAAAGGAAGTATGTCAAGTGTGTAGATATGATTGGTTTGTGTGTGATGACCAAATTAAAGTTCCCATGTGTTTTATTCTGGGTCCTGTTAGCTGCTGAAACAGAAATCCCAGGTCCCGGAAAAGCCTCTTGCTGTCTCTCAGATGAATTCCACAAAGCAGCCCCAAGTTGTCCGACGgcacagaaaagcaaaaggagATGAGGTGCAGACAGGAACAACAGATCAGGTGTCCACGGCGGGCCCTGCTCCAGGATCTCTGCCCAACGGGAAGGTGCCAGCACCTCCCACAAAGGCCAGCAGAGCAGGACACAGTGAGAGAGGAACCAAGAAAAGGACAAATGGTGACATTTCTCCAAAACAAGGGGACATCAAACATAAGAAGCGGAAAGCGAAGGAGGATACTGCAGCCCTGACTTTGGCCTTGCCCACCGAGTAAGTACTGGCAGTCTCTGGCCCGAGGCTCAGCCGGGGTGACTGGCACAGCCTTCTCTGCCATCGAGCCGCAGCCAGCCTCAGTCATCCTAACGGCTGGGGACAAAGTCACAGTGACGAAGCCCCGTCTCTGAAGGGGGCCGAGGCTGGGCCTCCACAGCCCCCCCACCACGTTGCCCTGCTGCAGTCTGTTTCTGTACTCGTTCTCTGTTTCCCTGAGGATGTGGGCAGCGTGAGGAGGGCCTGTTTCACGCTGCTGTGTCTGGGCCCAGAGCGGAGCTGGCTACTTAATAGCCCGCAGTAGCTGAAGCCAGGAAGACCGAGTTTGAAGCCCGTTTCTGCATCGTGATAGTCGGATGTGTGGGGCGAGTTCCTGACGAACGCCCCCTGGGCCTCCCTGTGGCCCTGTGCTGTTGGCGGGGCAGGTCTGTGAGATGGGGCATGCTGGCCTAGCGCCTGGTGGTTACTGAGCAGACCCTGGGAGGGTCACTCGCATGGGGAGGACTAGGCCTCAGTGGCCCCCTCTGAGTGGCCCAACCAGTGGCGGCGTGTTTGTGAGTCAGGGTCTCTGCCTGTCGCTGGGTCCTGAGGACAGTTGCTGAGGGGTGCAAGAAAGAACGGTACGAGTGCCTACCTGTGTCCCCGTTGCAGGGACGCCGCCTGCAAACAGAGCAGTCTCCTCAAGCCCTCCCGGCTAAGGCTGATGGTCGAGTAGGGGAGCCAGATGATGAACTCAGTTATTTCAGTGATTCAGCAAGTGTGGTCCGGGAGGAGCAAGTCCACACGGGTCAGAAAGAGATCCCTAAGGAAAGGACATGTAACCTGAACCTGAAAGACATCATTCCCTGGGCAGACACTCATATCCCTGCATGGGCGCTGGGGTCGAGTGAGGGCTGCTGGGCCCTGCTCTCGGCGGGGTTCTGTCTTTATTGGTGTCGCCCGAGAGTTCCACATGCAAGCATGTTCCTTTGTGATTCGACAGGAAACAGCGTAGTCGTTAAACCTCGGTGGAGGGTTACTTTCCGTTTTATTTGTAGTTCCTAAGTTTCGGATAATGAGCTTATTTTCTAGTTGTACAGAAGAGCGGTGAAAGAAAAGTTAGGGCATCTCCACTAACCGTGCAGTCAGCCTGTCCCCTCTGACTTTTAGACAAGACATCTGGTTCGATGATGTTGACCCAGCGGATATCGAAGCGGCCATGGGCCCCGAGGCAGCCCAGATAGCGAGGCGACAGCTGGGTCAGAGGGAGAGCCGCgtgacgctggagaaggagggGGCCTTCCGGGGGTACGTGGCTCTGCCCCGGGGGGCGGGCGGGGCCCTTCGCGGGGAgctgcccctctgccccagctgcaCTGGGCGGGCGCCTCCTGGGGCCGTAGAGCTGGTCCGCTCTCCGTGCCGAGTCTGGGGTCCTGCGGTGCTGATTAAATGCGAGCCTTGTCCCCTTCAGCCTCACAAAAGCTCTGGCCATGGACTGTGAGATGGTGGGCGTGGGCCCCACGGGGGAGGAGAGTGTTGCCGCCCGCGTGTCCATTGTGAACCAGTTTGGGAAGTGTGTCTATGACAAGTACGTCAAGCCGACCCAGCCAGTGACTGACTACAGGACGGCGGTCAGCGGGATCCGGCCGGAGCACCTCAAGCAGGGTGGGTCACTCCCGGCTCCTGAGCTGAGAAAGGACGGCGGGGACTGGCGTCACTCCTCCTGGTCCTTCTGTGGGGCATACCCCATAGCAGGAGCCCTGGTGGTCTGGCCCCTGGGGGACTGCTCTTCGTACGGCTCTCACCCCGTGTCTTCGCCACCAAGCCGAAGCCCAGACACTGTCCCTGAATTGCTCTGTGCCACTTGGCAGCCGGGACCAGGGTGGAGGCCagtgtggggggtgggaggtgagacAGTGTCTCGTGGGTCTTTGTCACGACTTTGGGAAGACATGGGAAGGTCGTGAGCAGTGAGTGAGGGCCCTGGTCTGGCCCGGGTTCTAGCAGGTTCCGTCTGGCTGTGGTTGTTGGACTCTGGGCCATGAGGGCGGACGTAGGAAGATGAGGCAGGAGCTAGCCAGGAGGTGGCTGTGAGGTGACAGCGTGTGGCCCGCTCCAGACCAGCTGAGGGCCGAGGCCGTGAGGTTTGCTGACgggctggctgtgggaggaataGTGAGGTCCCGGGTGTGAGGTGGCAGACTGGGGGAGAGCCTAGAGCGAGGCTGTGGGGTTTGCCGACgggctggctgtgggaggaagagtGAGGCCCCGGGTGTGAGGTGGCAGACTGGGGGAGAGCCTAGAGCGAGGCCGTGGGGTTTGCCGACgggctggctgtgggaggaagagtGAGGCCCCGGGTGTGAGGTGGCGGACTGGGGGAGAGCCTAGAGCGAGGCCGTGGGGTTTGCCGACgggctggctgtgggaggaagagtGAGGCCCCGGGTGTGAGGTGGCGGACTGGGGGAGAGCCTAGAGCGAGGCCGTGGGGTTTGCCGACgggctggctgtgggaggaagagtGAGGCCCCGGGTGTGAGGTGGCAGACTGGGGGAGAGCCTAGAGACTAGGGTCACTGCCACTGCTGTGCTAGGGGACGGCCACAGGGTCCCTGTTCTCTGCACCTCTCGGGTTCTCTGCACCTCTCGGGTTCTCTGCACACACGACATGAGGTGGCCCCAGCCTGCCCACCCTGCTGGGTTGGGGCGGGCAGAGTCACGGGGGGGGGACGGCCCCCGAGGGTCCACTGTGAGAGCAGGTCAGCTGCCCGGGAGGCTGAGGGCCAGAGCGGCACTCCCCGCCGTCTGCGGCCAAGGACCGCTCCGTTGCTCTCTCCAGACGGAGGGACATGAAACACAGCCTGGTTTCTTAGAGTTGGTGTCAGCGGGCTGGGCCTCCGGCCTGTCTTCCTCCATGTGGGGCATAGGGCCCTGCACTGGTCAGTGGTGGGAGGGCCACATGGACCAGGGGTGGCTGACAGCACGTCCCAGGTCAGAACTGAGCCTGCCGGGCCCTGCAGTCCGACCAGGGCTGGGCCGGATTCGCTGTCACTCAGAACCACTTCGGTTTGTTTTCAGGAGAAGAATTTGAAGTCGTTCAGAAGGAGGTGACAGAGATGCTGAGGGGCCGCATCCTTGTCGGGCACGCACTGCACAATGACTTGAAGGTGccccaggggtgggggcagcccgGGTCTGAGCCCGCCGCCCGCACGCTCTGccccaggggtgggggcagcccgGGTCTGAGCCCGCCACCCGCCAGGGCCTCGTGGAGAAACGGGGGTTACAGCTACAAACCAAAAATGACAGTGACCGTTACTGTTTTTTCTCCTAGGTACTCTTTCTTGATCACCCCAAAAAGAAGATCCgggacacacagaaatacaagcCCTTCAAGAGTCAAGTGAAGGTACTGGTGTGGCCCGGGCCGCGTTAGCTCTGTGCCCTGGTGCTGACTCACAGCCGAAGGACTTGTGTGGTCTTGTTTTTCCTTTAATGGAACTAAAAGGACcttggaaaggagagggagagttcTGAATGCCCTTAAAAGTTCACATGGCCGAGGACCGGTTATTTCCACCTCTGGTCTCCGAGGAGACCAGCAGAGGGTGCTCCCCCCCATGTCCCACCCCCCACTGTGGGCTCACAGGGTGCTACTAGCTGCGGGTGCTCCCAGGGAGGGTCCTTGGGGCTGGGCCTGTGCCCCGGCTCAGGCAGCACCCACAGGGCCTCCACCCCACGCAGTGTGTGCCCTCCCCTGTCCCGCAGACTGGAAGGCCGTCCCTGAAGTTGCTGGCGGAGAGAATCCTGGGGGCCCGGGTGCAGCAGGCGGAGCACTGCTCGGTACGTGTCCTGCCCTGAGTCCCTGGGGCTGGGCCAGCCCTGACCGTGGGCTGGCAGGCGTGGAGGGCCTGGGCGACTGAGCAGCGGCTTACAAAGGGCTCAACTCTAGACGTTTATGTTGAACTAATTAGCACACTAATAAACGTAATTATTTGGAGAAAAAGTCCTCGATCTACACTGAAGGCCACTGTCAGTGCG
The DNA window shown above is from Saccopteryx bilineata isolate mSacBil1 chromosome 2, mSacBil1_pri_phased_curated, whole genome shotgun sequence and carries:
- the REXO4 gene encoding RNA exonuclease 4 isoform X2, with the translated sequence MTQDCGPVCRTESLTLRPCSEHRLHPPPFPAPGGRPASLPGAQLLKQKSQVPEKPLAVSQMNSTKQPQVVRRHRKAKGDEVQTGTTDQVSTAGPAPGSLPNGKVPAPPTKASRAGHSERGTKKRTNGDISPKQGDIKHKKRKAKEDTAALTLALPTEQDIWFDDVDPADIEAAMGPEAAQIARRQLGQRESRVTLEKEGAFRGLTKALAMDCEMVGVGPTGEESVAARVSIVNQFGKCVYDKYVKPTQPVTDYRTAVSGIRPEHLKQGEEFEVVQKEVTEMLRGRILVGHALHNDLKVLFLDHPKKKIRDTQKYKPFKSQVKTGRPSLKLLAERILGARVQQAEHCSVQDAQAAMRLYVTVKKEWERAVQDRRPAANAPVTSALATSGNGAPPLPPPRGRVSVPRHL
- the REXO4 gene encoding RNA exonuclease 4 isoform X1; this translates as MVKAKVPTPQAAPGDPVAEPGLVQKLARKKKKKRRFWKNRAQEVHKKPGSDPKVVLRPPRAPADFSQNWKALQELLKQKSQVPEKPLAVSQMNSTKQPQVVRRHRKAKGDEVQTGTTDQVSTAGPAPGSLPNGKVPAPPTKASRAGHSERGTKKRTNGDISPKQGDIKHKKRKAKEDTAALTLALPTEQDIWFDDVDPADIEAAMGPEAAQIARRQLGQRESRVTLEKEGAFRGLTKALAMDCEMVGVGPTGEESVAARVSIVNQFGKCVYDKYVKPTQPVTDYRTAVSGIRPEHLKQGEEFEVVQKEVTEMLRGRILVGHALHNDLKVLFLDHPKKKIRDTQKYKPFKSQVKTGRPSLKLLAERILGARVQQAEHCSVQDAQAAMRLYVTVKKEWERAVQDRRPAANAPVTSALATSGNGAPPLPPPRGRVSVPRHL
- the REXO4 gene encoding RNA exonuclease 4 isoform X3 — translated: MNSTKQPQVVRRHRKAKGDEVQTGTTDQVSTAGPAPGSLPNGKVPAPPTKASRAGHSERGTKKRTNGDISPKQGDIKHKKRKAKEDTAALTLALPTEQDIWFDDVDPADIEAAMGPEAAQIARRQLGQRESRVTLEKEGAFRGLTKALAMDCEMVGVGPTGEESVAARVSIVNQFGKCVYDKYVKPTQPVTDYRTAVSGIRPEHLKQGEEFEVVQKEVTEMLRGRILVGHALHNDLKVLFLDHPKKKIRDTQKYKPFKSQVKTGRPSLKLLAERILGARVQQAEHCSVQDAQAAMRLYVTVKKEWERAVQDRRPAANAPVTSALATSGNGAPPLPPPRGRVSVPRHL